From a region of the Selenihalanaerobacter shriftii genome:
- a CDS encoding helix-turn-helix domain-containing protein: MRQSNYIIEREKGKHLKLGARKIIAHLYNKQNKNYSEIAREMNCHRTTISREIKKGLTTFKNADWSDREVYVPEIAQGVY; this comes from the coding sequence ATGCGTCAAAGTAATTATATCATAGAAAGAGAAAAAGGGAAACATTTAAAACTAGGAGCTCGTAAGATTATTGCTCATTTATATAATAAGCAAAATAAAAATTATAGTGAAATAGCCCGAGAAATGAACTGTCATAGGACAACAATAAGCCGAGAAATAAAAAAGGGTTTAACTACTTTTAAAAACGCAGATTGGTCTGATAGAGAAGTTTATGTGCCAGAAATAGCCCAAGGGGTATAT